Proteins co-encoded in one Waddlia chondrophila WSU 86-1044 genomic window:
- a CDS encoding sulfite exporter TauE/SafE family protein has translation MNNAIKLIVATACLFVFFQILTHYRQMKKEPFSFKKTCALLFTGFISNISDTIGLGSFAVVVALNNRFRTFDDKIVPGTLNAQSVLPSMLQSILFLNFVEVDLYLLLLFVASACFGGFLSGYLVSKLDKKAIRQLMCAGFVGVVMLILSQKGGLLPNAGFATSLPPFKMAVGAVAMVFAGMLPAIGAGIYVPIQTILFLLGLSPLAAFPIMTTAGAIVQTATASAFVMRGEFAVKESLFLSFSGILGVAVAVPIISFVNLSSLHWLLLTIAAYNAFSLWKLINEENVKPARI, from the coding sequence GTGAATAACGCTATAAAATTAATTGTTGCCACAGCCTGTTTGTTTGTCTTTTTTCAAATTCTGACGCACTATCGGCAGATGAAGAAAGAGCCATTTAGTTTCAAAAAAACATGCGCCTTACTATTTACAGGTTTTATCAGCAATATTTCAGATACAATAGGATTAGGGAGTTTTGCAGTCGTTGTTGCCTTAAACAACCGTTTTCGAACATTCGACGACAAAATAGTCCCCGGCACCCTGAATGCTCAAAGCGTTCTGCCATCGATGCTGCAATCCATCCTTTTTCTCAATTTTGTCGAAGTCGATCTCTATCTTCTCCTTTTGTTTGTCGCATCCGCCTGCTTCGGAGGATTTTTAAGCGGCTACCTAGTGTCAAAACTGGACAAAAAGGCTATCCGCCAATTAATGTGCGCCGGATTCGTTGGAGTCGTCATGCTTATCCTCTCTCAAAAAGGAGGCCTGCTTCCCAATGCCGGATTTGCCACTTCGCTTCCTCCGTTTAAAATGGCTGTCGGAGCCGTTGCTATGGTTTTTGCAGGGATGCTGCCCGCTATCGGTGCAGGGATCTATGTTCCCATTCAAACCATCCTTTTTCTTCTAGGGCTCTCCCCTCTTGCCGCGTTCCCGATCATGACGACAGCAGGCGCCATCGTTCAAACCGCTACAGCATCCGCTTTTGTCATGAGAGGGGAATTTGCTGTCAAAGAAAGTCTGTTTCTTAGCTTTTCAGGCATTTTAGGCGTAGCTGTTGCTGTACCGATCATCTCTTTCGTCAATCTTTCCTCCCTCCACTGGCTCCTCTTAACCATTGCAGCTTATAACGCTTTTTCTCTCTGGAAGTTAATTAATGAAGAAAACGTTAAACCTGCTCGCATTTAA
- a CDS encoding NAD(P)/FAD-dependent oxidoreductase has product MKIVVIGGGAAGFFSALTAKQSNPEIEVILIEKTAQLLSKVRVSGGGRCNVTHSCFDPRMLAANYPRGRKELLGPFHRFQPKDVIEWFRLRGVRLKTEGDGRMFPITDSSETIIDCLLNEVQKCGVKIWTRCKLKSVQIAEPGFLLDVGTAVPLKADRLIMATGSSRQGWEFACLLGHAIEEPVPSLFTFNVPEFPLEHFAGVSVTPAKIAIQGTKLEQTGPLLITHWGFSGPAALKLSAFGARYLAERHYEVCLSIDWVPEFSIQKFKEEHSSHPKKLLRQANPPSLPKKLWCALLKKAGVGDETVFAGFGKEKSAALAQVLSKDLYNVRGKTTNKEEFVTCGGIRLSQVDFKTMESKICPNLYFCGEILDIDGITGGFNFQNAWTTGWIAGRSASDFS; this is encoded by the coding sequence ATGAAAATTGTTGTGATTGGGGGGGGTGCCGCGGGCTTTTTCTCAGCTCTTACTGCAAAACAGTCCAATCCTGAAATCGAGGTGATTCTCATCGAAAAAACTGCGCAGCTGCTGAGTAAAGTGCGTGTTTCTGGAGGCGGCAGGTGCAATGTCACCCACTCTTGTTTTGATCCGCGCATGTTGGCAGCTAACTACCCAAGAGGCAGGAAGGAATTGTTGGGGCCTTTTCACCGGTTTCAACCGAAGGATGTGATTGAGTGGTTTCGATTGCGCGGCGTGCGGTTAAAAACCGAAGGCGATGGCAGAATGTTTCCGATTACAGACTCCTCCGAGACTATTATTGACTGTTTGCTGAACGAGGTTCAAAAATGCGGGGTAAAAATTTGGACCCGTTGCAAGCTGAAAAGCGTGCAAATTGCAGAGCCTGGATTTTTGTTGGATGTAGGTACTGCGGTTCCTCTGAAAGCCGACCGATTGATTATGGCGACCGGAAGTTCTCGTCAGGGGTGGGAGTTTGCTTGTTTGCTTGGCCATGCAATTGAGGAGCCTGTGCCATCGCTTTTCACTTTTAATGTGCCGGAATTTCCTTTGGAACATTTTGCAGGGGTCTCGGTAACTCCAGCAAAAATTGCCATTCAGGGAACAAAATTAGAACAGACAGGGCCTTTATTGATCACTCATTGGGGATTTAGCGGACCTGCAGCGTTGAAACTCTCAGCTTTCGGTGCTCGTTATTTGGCAGAGCGCCATTACGAGGTTTGCCTTAGCATCGATTGGGTGCCAGAATTTTCGATCCAGAAATTTAAGGAAGAGCACAGCTCTCATCCTAAGAAGCTTCTCAGACAGGCGAACCCGCCTTCTCTTCCTAAAAAATTGTGGTGTGCGCTTTTAAAAAAGGCAGGTGTCGGCGATGAAACAGTGTTCGCAGGATTTGGCAAAGAAAAGTCAGCTGCATTGGCACAAGTGTTAAGTAAAGATCTTTATAATGTTAGGGGGAAAACGACCAATAAGGAGGAGTTTGTCACATGTGGAGGAATCAGGCTCTCTCAGGTAGATTTTAAAACGATGGAAAGTAAAATCTGCCCCAACCTCTATTTTTGCGGCGAGATTCTCGATATTGATGGAATCACCGGCGGATTCAATTTTCAAAATGCTTGGACGACAGGTTGGATAGCTGGTCGATCGGCTTCCGATTTTTCTTAA
- a CDS encoding VOC family protein, with the protein MRIFHHYGIPTTEQRDDETLVEVGGFKFYSTPFEGNRWHIQWHRFPEGHGLPELVTQVPHLAFQVDDLDREIEGANILFGPYSPLEGYRVAMIEEQGVPIELVETKLSDEELSELERKEFNKGYYP; encoded by the coding sequence ATGCGTATTTTTCACCATTATGGAATTCCTACAACTGAGCAAAGGGATGATGAAACGTTGGTTGAAGTGGGCGGTTTTAAATTTTATTCGACTCCGTTCGAAGGAAACCGCTGGCATATTCAATGGCACCGTTTCCCGGAAGGCCATGGTTTGCCAGAACTTGTGACTCAGGTTCCCCATCTCGCTTTTCAGGTAGACGATCTGGATAGGGAGATTGAGGGGGCTAACATTCTCTTTGGCCCTTATAGTCCTTTAGAAGGATATCGCGTAGCCATGATTGAGGAACAGGGAGTGCCGATTGAATTGGTTGAAACGAAGCTTTCTGATGAGGAACTATCTGAGTTGGAGAGGAAAGAATTCAACAAAGGTTATTACCCCTGA
- a CDS encoding cation:proton antiporter: MEDPFFQLSIILIVGLLSTWIAELIHIPNILLMLLMGFLVGPITGLINPQELFGDLLLPIVSLSVAIILFEGGLSLEIRKVKKIGPIVMRLVIFSTLLGIVLAGIFLQHYAKFSYEYAVLLASILVITGPTVIIPLLQQLHIKEPARSILRWEGIIIDPIGAITAVLIFEAFFKTSHSPTETFAIGLSLSILIGVGLGVLCAFLFILALKRYLIPDILHNSVVLLLLIFAYSISNYIQTDSGLVTATVMGFTLANQKNLSVKHIVEFKESLRVILIAFLFITLAASIDPQVVLKYWKESLMITLFLLFIVRPLVVFISTFGSQLSWREKTLMIIVAPRGIVSASVASLFALELAELGFKETAWLTSIVFSVIALTVCFCAIGTFVFAPLLKLASSFEPGVLIIGANSFAREVGKSLSERGLIPYYIDTNFWKASEAKKQKGNVFYGSFISFEEENQDTLAEIGVVLALTENDEVNSLAINHFSRFFDREQLYQFHPETEKIPNHLTGRGLFSKEIDHSQLRQKVDNGSVIRSTQLTKQFGYKEWKEKNPKAIPLFLLSSNTPLETIEDSEAVRKVQKGAIVFLDQG; this comes from the coding sequence ATGGAAGATCCTTTTTTCCAACTTTCAATCATCTTGATCGTCGGCCTTCTATCCACTTGGATAGCGGAGCTGATTCATATTCCCAATATCTTGCTCATGCTGCTGATGGGATTCCTGGTCGGACCGATCACCGGCCTCATCAATCCACAGGAGCTGTTCGGAGATTTGCTTTTGCCAATCGTCTCTCTCTCGGTCGCCATCATCTTATTCGAGGGGGGCTTAAGCCTGGAGATCCGAAAAGTAAAGAAGATCGGCCCGATCGTCATGCGATTGGTCATTTTCAGCACACTCTTAGGAATTGTCTTAGCAGGGATTTTTCTTCAGCATTACGCAAAGTTTTCCTATGAATACGCTGTTCTTCTCGCATCAATTCTGGTGATTACAGGCCCAACAGTGATCATTCCTTTGCTGCAGCAGCTCCACATCAAAGAACCTGCTAGATCGATCCTGCGCTGGGAAGGGATCATCATCGATCCGATCGGTGCCATCACAGCCGTTCTTATCTTTGAAGCATTTTTCAAAACCTCCCACTCTCCGACAGAAACATTTGCCATAGGCCTTTCTCTAAGCATTCTAATCGGCGTTGGATTGGGAGTGCTTTGCGCATTCCTTTTTATTCTTGCACTGAAACGCTATCTCATTCCGGACATCCTACATAACTCAGTCGTCCTTCTTTTGCTGATTTTTGCTTACAGCATTTCCAACTATATCCAAACGGATTCCGGCCTTGTGACAGCGACAGTCATGGGATTTACTCTTGCGAACCAAAAGAATCTCTCTGTCAAACATATCGTAGAATTTAAAGAGAGCCTCCGCGTCATTCTGATTGCATTCCTCTTTATCACACTGGCTGCCAGCATCGATCCTCAAGTTGTGCTGAAATACTGGAAAGAATCTCTCATGATTACGCTATTTCTTCTTTTCATTGTCAGACCGCTTGTCGTTTTTATCTCTACATTTGGCTCACAGTTGAGCTGGAGAGAAAAAACTCTTATGATTATTGTCGCCCCTCGAGGAATCGTCTCTGCTTCAGTAGCTTCCCTATTTGCACTGGAACTTGCAGAACTAGGATTCAAAGAAACCGCCTGGTTAACATCCATCGTATTCAGTGTTATTGCTCTAACCGTCTGCTTCTGCGCCATTGGAACGTTTGTTTTTGCCCCTCTTTTAAAACTTGCCTCATCTTTTGAGCCTGGAGTCCTGATTATCGGAGCGAACTCTTTCGCTCGTGAAGTGGGCAAATCGCTTTCTGAAAGAGGATTAATCCCTTACTATATTGATACCAATTTTTGGAAAGCTTCTGAAGCTAAGAAGCAAAAGGGAAACGTGTTCTACGGAAGCTTCATCTCTTTCGAAGAAGAAAATCAGGACACTCTTGCCGAAATAGGAGTCGTGCTGGCACTCACAGAAAATGACGAGGTCAACAGCCTGGCAATCAATCATTTTTCCCGATTTTTCGATCGAGAACAACTCTATCAATTTCATCCGGAAACCGAAAAAATCCCGAATCATCTGACCGGACGAGGACTCTTTTCCAAAGAGATCGACCACTCGCAGCTGCGTCAAAAAGTTGACAACGGTTCAGTGATCCGCTCCACTCAACTGACGAAACAGTTTGGATATAAAGAATGGAAAGAGAAAAATCCGAAAGCAATTCCCCTCTTTTTACTCTCTTCCAACACTCCTCTTGAAACAATCGAAGACAGCGAAGCAGTTCGCAAGGTGCAGAAAGGAGCCATCGTCTTTTTGGATCAGGGGTAA
- a CDS encoding GNAT family N-acetyltransferase — translation MVKSNEEKPKLVIRNAAVRDVPAIQKLSVKVYKEHYQYSQAELRGQIRHFPEGQFVAEYNGKVIGYCASLIVHRQKAMRSHSWREITGNGYCSTHTRNGDFLYGVDIFVDPAYRRMRIGERFYRERISLCKFLRLKGIIFAGRLPLLKKKFKQVGSAEGYLQAVLDKKIRDPVINFQLRQGFEILGILEKYDPKDTESMGYAAHMIWYNPEMSSQDATESGNRSGSDALRVASVQYMQREIGSFDEFKKIITYYIDVVHDYRCDFVLFPEFFTLQLLSIESEKLSPEKAILRLAEYTEDLKEFFKDLAIKYNTNIIAGSHPVRVSDTEVQNICFIFLRDGSVHEQPKIHPTPDEKYWWNITGGDKLEPIETDCGAIGVLICYDSEFPELARYLVDQGANILFVPFCTDQRQGYLRVRYCSQARAVENQCYVVMSGNVGNLPKVENMDINYGQSCILTPCDFVFSRDGIAAECEPNVETIIFADLHLNDLFESRSSGSVINLRDRRHDLFSVVWHKKH, via the coding sequence ATGGTAAAATCGAATGAAGAAAAGCCTAAGTTGGTCATTAGAAATGCTGCTGTGCGCGATGTGCCTGCAATTCAGAAGCTTTCGGTCAAGGTTTATAAAGAGCACTACCAATATAGCCAGGCTGAGCTTCGAGGGCAGATACGTCATTTTCCTGAAGGGCAGTTTGTTGCAGAATACAATGGCAAAGTGATTGGATATTGCGCTTCGCTCATCGTGCATCGGCAAAAAGCAATGAGGAGCCATTCCTGGAGGGAAATTACAGGGAACGGTTATTGTTCGACCCACACGCGCAATGGCGATTTTCTCTATGGAGTTGATATTTTCGTCGATCCCGCCTACCGCCGCATGCGGATAGGGGAAAGATTTTATAGAGAGCGAATCAGTTTGTGTAAGTTTCTAAGGTTAAAGGGGATTATTTTTGCTGGCCGCTTGCCTTTATTGAAGAAAAAATTTAAACAGGTGGGGTCTGCAGAGGGATATTTGCAAGCTGTTTTGGATAAGAAAATTCGAGATCCTGTGATCAACTTTCAATTGAGGCAAGGGTTTGAGATCTTAGGAATTCTTGAGAAATACGACCCCAAAGATACTGAATCGATGGGGTATGCAGCGCATATGATCTGGTACAATCCCGAAATGTCTTCCCAGGATGCCACAGAATCGGGTAACAGAAGCGGCAGCGATGCACTTCGCGTCGCTTCTGTTCAGTACATGCAAAGAGAGATCGGCTCCTTTGATGAATTTAAAAAAATAATCACCTATTATATTGATGTCGTGCATGATTATCGCTGCGATTTTGTTCTTTTTCCTGAATTTTTTACGCTTCAGCTGCTTTCGATAGAATCGGAAAAATTATCTCCGGAAAAGGCGATTTTGCGCCTGGCGGAGTACACGGAAGATTTGAAGGAATTTTTTAAAGATTTAGCGATCAAATACAATACGAATATCATTGCAGGTTCGCATCCGGTCAGAGTCAGCGATACTGAGGTGCAAAATATTTGTTTTATTTTTCTTCGAGACGGTTCTGTCCATGAGCAGCCGAAAATTCATCCGACTCCCGATGAGAAGTATTGGTGGAACATCACTGGCGGCGACAAGTTAGAGCCGATTGAAACTGATTGCGGAGCGATCGGCGTTCTAATCTGTTATGATTCAGAGTTTCCCGAACTGGCCCGGTATCTAGTCGATCAGGGGGCAAATATCTTATTTGTTCCATTTTGCACAGATCAGAGGCAGGGATATTTGCGCGTACGTTATTGTTCTCAAGCAAGAGCTGTGGAGAATCAGTGTTATGTGGTGATGTCGGGAAATGTGGGAAACTTGCCCAAAGTGGAGAATATGGATATTAACTATGGGCAGAGTTGTATCCTAACTCCTTGCGACTTTGTTTTTTCGCGCGATGGAATTGCCGCTGAATGCGAGCCGAATGTGGAGACGATCATTTTTGCTGACCTACACCTGAACGATCTCTTCGAATCCCGTTCTTCCGGAAGTGTGATCAATCTGCGCGATCGCCGCCACGATTTGTTTAGCGTTGTTTGGCATAAGAAACATTAA
- a CDS encoding BON domain-containing protein has translation MLKKLALILSVLTVTTTTLSADCKTCGSNLKFSAEDEEIFYAIHRRLQSHGYDYHQNHVHVSVNHGKVLFKGRVDSKREQELLRDIALDIPGVDHVIVNVYVHDIDPMKNKRISNRPTGPRH, from the coding sequence ATGTTAAAGAAGCTGGCCTTAATTTTATCAGTTCTAACAGTAACAACGACCACATTATCGGCAGACTGCAAAACATGCGGGTCAAATTTGAAATTCAGCGCAGAGGACGAAGAAATTTTTTATGCCATTCATAGAAGATTGCAGTCCCACGGGTACGATTATCATCAAAACCATGTGCATGTTTCAGTTAATCATGGGAAAGTGTTGTTTAAAGGAAGAGTGGATTCCAAGAGAGAACAAGAGTTGTTGAGAGATATCGCACTTGATATTCCTGGCGTCGACCATGTAATCGTTAACGTCTATGTTCACGACATCGATCCTATGAAGAACAAACGGATCTCAAACAGGCCAACCGGTCCAAGGCATTAA
- a CDS encoding SDR family NAD(P)-dependent oxidoreductase yields MDLQLEGKTALVTASTGGIGKAIAEELLKEGASVIIHGSRDASAEKAVNEFQSKYPKVAGIGADLNKPDGCAKLIDAIKEPIDLLINNFGIYEVVDFFDTTDGLWRHYFESNVLTGVALSRHFLKPMLKRNWGRVIFVSSESGLNIPEEMIHYGFTKAAQLSIMRGLAKLTKGTQVTVNALLPGPTLTEGVDQFLTKIAEDKGIDKQELIDDFVKKNRPDSLIRRFARVEEVAHMAAFLCSPLAALTNGSSVKVEGGIVNQIN; encoded by the coding sequence ATGGACCTGCAATTAGAAGGGAAAACAGCTCTTGTTACGGCATCGACGGGAGGAATCGGCAAGGCAATTGCTGAAGAACTGCTGAAAGAAGGCGCAAGCGTCATCATCCATGGCAGCCGAGACGCTTCCGCAGAAAAAGCCGTTAATGAATTTCAGTCAAAATACCCAAAAGTTGCCGGAATAGGAGCAGACTTAAACAAGCCTGATGGATGCGCAAAGCTAATTGATGCAATCAAAGAACCCATTGATCTTTTAATCAACAATTTCGGCATTTATGAGGTCGTCGACTTTTTTGACACAACCGACGGCCTTTGGAGACATTACTTTGAAAGCAATGTACTTACAGGAGTCGCCCTTTCAAGACATTTTCTTAAACCCATGCTTAAGCGCAATTGGGGAAGAGTCATTTTTGTTTCCAGCGAAAGCGGCCTCAATATCCCTGAAGAGATGATCCATTACGGTTTCACTAAAGCAGCTCAACTGTCCATCATGCGCGGTTTAGCCAAGTTAACCAAAGGAACCCAAGTGACAGTCAATGCTCTCCTTCCCGGACCAACTCTTACAGAAGGAGTCGATCAGTTTTTAACAAAGATCGCAGAGGACAAAGGGATCGATAAGCAGGAGCTGATTGACGATTTTGTCAAAAAAAACCGGCCAGACTCTTTAATTCGACGATTTGCACGAGTAGAAGAGGTCGCGCATATGGCAGCCTTCCTCTGCAGTCCGCTAGCTGCTTTGACAAACGGCTCGTCAGTGAAAGTTGAAGGCGGGATAGTGAATCAAATCAATTAG
- a CDS encoding NAD(P)-dependent alcohol dehydrogenase, whose protein sequence is MLKDKKKEAPVSKTVKAYAAPTAEKPLSQTTINRRSPTSKDVVIDIHYCGVCHSDLHTARNEWQNTTYPCVPGHEIVGIVVETGSGATKYQKGDKVAVGCLVDSCRTCSSCKENLEQHCENGATMTYNSPDKHLKDTTYGGYSEMIVVDEDFVLKMPDNLDFAAAAPLLCAGITTYSPLRQYNVGPGQKVGVVGLGGLGHMGVKLAAAMGAEVTVLTHSDNKREDALKLGAKDVIYTKDQNQLEKAVNRFDFILDTVSAEHDLNLYLNLLKCSGAMVLVGAPPEPVPVAAFSLIFQRRKLAGSLIGGLKETQEMLDFCGKHNIVCDVEMIHIDQINEAYERMLKSDVKYRFVIDMKSLKG, encoded by the coding sequence ATGTTAAAAGATAAGAAAAAGGAGGCTCCCGTGTCTAAAACTGTCAAAGCCTACGCGGCTCCAACTGCTGAAAAACCGCTTTCTCAAACCACAATTAACAGACGCTCTCCTACGTCTAAGGATGTCGTGATCGATATCCATTACTGCGGGGTGTGCCACAGCGATCTCCATACAGCACGCAATGAATGGCAAAACACAACCTACCCTTGCGTACCAGGACATGAGATCGTTGGAATTGTTGTCGAAACGGGATCCGGTGCAACAAAATATCAAAAAGGCGACAAAGTTGCTGTCGGCTGTCTTGTCGATTCCTGTCGAACATGCAGCAGCTGCAAAGAAAATCTGGAACAGCACTGTGAAAACGGCGCAACGATGACCTACAACAGCCCAGACAAGCACCTAAAAGACACAACCTACGGCGGCTACTCGGAAATGATCGTTGTTGACGAAGACTTTGTCTTAAAAATGCCAGACAACCTTGATTTCGCCGCTGCCGCCCCTCTGCTCTGCGCCGGAATCACCACGTATTCACCCCTTAGGCAATACAATGTCGGTCCCGGCCAAAAAGTCGGCGTTGTCGGCTTGGGAGGATTGGGACATATGGGTGTGAAACTTGCTGCAGCAATGGGTGCTGAGGTAACGGTGCTTACCCATTCTGATAATAAGAGAGAGGACGCACTGAAACTTGGCGCTAAAGACGTCATCTACACAAAAGATCAAAACCAATTGGAAAAAGCTGTCAATCGCTTTGATTTTATCTTGGATACCGTCTCTGCAGAGCACGACCTAAACCTCTATCTCAACTTACTCAAATGCTCAGGAGCAATGGTCTTGGTCGGCGCTCCTCCGGAACCTGTCCCTGTTGCCGCTTTCAGCCTGATCTTTCAAAGGCGCAAACTGGCAGGCTCACTAATCGGAGGGCTGAAGGAAACGCAAGAGATGCTAGATTTTTGCGGCAAACACAACATTGTCTGCGATGTGGAAATGATCCATATCGATCAGATCAATGAAGCTTATGAAAGGATGTTGAAAAGTGATGTAAAATACCGCTTCGTTATCGATATGAAATCTTTAAAAGGTTAA
- a CDS encoding c-type cytochrome, translating to MKLSYLSGGIFFILLGGIYFYFLRHPVDDIARVHSYNVPDKYDLYDPEMAPEEIRDQVVSGFQMMIETKNQLPQYVGNDMNCRNCHFNGGNSMGGRSCGFSLVGVVHKYPRKLPSGKEYTLEERVNSCFMRSMNGKPLPVDSKEMRALVTYMEWISNGIPKLESYPWLGAKKLTSSHVPDPKRGEKLFAMKCAPCHGENGEGQKRPYQLDYPPLWGNGAFNDGAGMSKLDMFAYFIYKNMPYNDPRLSVEEALDIASYVTKQPRPKLENHE from the coding sequence ATGAAGTTAAGTTATTTGTCAGGCGGCATTTTTTTTATTCTCCTGGGGGGAATTTACTTTTATTTTCTAAGGCATCCTGTAGATGATATTGCAAGGGTGCATTCGTATAATGTTCCCGATAAATATGACCTATATGATCCGGAAATGGCTCCGGAGGAAATCCGTGATCAGGTGGTAAGCGGCTTCCAAATGATGATCGAAACCAAAAATCAGCTTCCTCAATATGTTGGTAATGATATGAACTGCCGAAACTGCCATTTTAACGGGGGAAATTCCATGGGGGGAAGAAGCTGCGGATTTTCCTTGGTAGGTGTTGTGCATAAATATCCTCGAAAGCTTCCCTCAGGAAAAGAGTATACGTTGGAAGAGCGAGTGAACTCCTGTTTTATGAGAAGTATGAATGGCAAGCCTTTGCCGGTAGACAGCAAAGAAATGCGGGCATTAGTTACGTATATGGAGTGGATTTCAAACGGTATTCCAAAGCTTGAAAGCTACCCTTGGTTAGGTGCAAAGAAATTGACAAGCTCCCATGTACCCGATCCAAAGAGAGGAGAAAAGCTGTTCGCGATGAAGTGCGCCCCTTGTCATGGAGAAAATGGAGAAGGGCAGAAACGTCCTTATCAATTGGACTATCCACCTCTTTGGGGTAATGGGGCATTCAACGACGGAGCCGGTATGAGCAAACTTGATATGTTCGCTTATTTTATCTATAAGAACATGCCCTACAATGATCCGAGACTTTCTGTTGAGGAGGCGCTCGATATAGCTTCTTATGTCACTAAGCAGCCCCGTCCCAAGCTCGAGAATCATGAGTAA
- a CDS encoding sulfite exporter TauE/SafE family protein: MIIEYLALSLIGIIAGLLGGLLGIGGGIFTVPAFLFFFHVFEFPATYTIHVAIGTSLGVMIFTAISSSGAHFLKKGIQWDYLRYYAPGIICGTVFGALIAHTLPNRKLVTLFSTYIFCFGIYFIYTAFKKENPYQFKDHKKPPRAITTGGVGLIGGTICSILGVGGAPITIPFLTSHHVQLKHAISTSAFVSLLVGTVGTLSYLYFGLGSQVSNGSLGYLYLPGMLIAGLSSVLSAPFGANLAYMLPTRILRAIFGIFLVIVSFVLYS; the protein is encoded by the coding sequence ATGATCATTGAATATCTTGCCTTATCCTTGATTGGAATCATTGCAGGACTCTTAGGAGGGCTTCTGGGCATTGGGGGAGGCATTTTTACCGTCCCCGCTTTCCTTTTCTTTTTCCACGTTTTTGAATTCCCCGCTACCTACACGATTCATGTTGCCATCGGCACTTCACTTGGAGTCATGATATTCACTGCAATTTCTTCAAGCGGAGCACATTTTCTAAAGAAGGGAATCCAGTGGGACTATTTGCGCTACTATGCACCGGGTATCATTTGTGGAACGGTCTTTGGAGCCTTGATCGCACACACTCTCCCTAATAGAAAACTCGTCACCCTCTTCAGTACCTACATTTTCTGCTTCGGCATCTATTTTATTTACACAGCTTTTAAAAAGGAAAACCCTTATCAATTCAAGGATCATAAAAAACCTCCACGTGCAATAACAACAGGAGGAGTTGGTTTAATCGGGGGAACTATCTGCTCAATCTTGGGCGTAGGCGGCGCTCCAATCACCATTCCTTTTCTTACTTCGCATCACGTCCAATTAAAGCATGCAATTTCTACATCAGCCTTTGTGAGCTTGCTGGTTGGTACCGTTGGAACTCTTTCTTATCTATATTTTGGGCTGGGCAGCCAAGTCTCCAATGGAAGTTTGGGGTATCTATATCTTCCCGGAATGCTCATCGCCGGCCTCTCATCTGTTCTCAGCGCTCCTTTTGGAGCAAACCTCGCCTACATGCTCCCCACCCGGATCCTGCGGGCTATCTTCGGCATTTTTCTAGTGATTGTGTCTTTTGTACTTTACTCATGA